Proteins from a genomic interval of Diospyros lotus cultivar Yz01 chromosome 6, ASM1463336v1, whole genome shotgun sequence:
- the LOC127803658 gene encoding uncharacterized protein LOC127803658 — protein sequence MAFKTIKRWLESPVVPISMNLLSGKAERQGKQVTQSKDQDTADPRVGDIRSLAPTFLFGAGQCPPDLLSLQAASACSFVSRTLIKLFKHEQLESTSTTLFLINSI from the exons ATGGCTTTCAAG ACTATCAAGCGCTGGCTTGAATCCCCTGTCGTCCCCATCTCCATGAATTTACTTTCCGGGAAAGCAGAGCGGCAAGGGAAACAAGTAACACAAAGCAAAGACCAAGACACTGCGGACCCAAGAGTCGGTGATATCCGTTCTCTCGCACCGACTTTCTTATTTGGGGCGGGTCAGTGTCCTCCtgatcttctttctcttcaagcTGCCTCCGCCTGCAGCTTCGTCTCTAGAACTTTGATCAAGTTATTTAAGCATGAACAGCTGGAGTCCACGTCAACGACACTCTTTCTGATCAATagtatatga
- the LOC127803656 gene encoding AAA-ATPase ASD, mitochondrial-like, whose amino-acid sequence MMKDAFTQLGSVIASVMFVWAIFQQYFPYELRRSIEKYSQRLLSLVYPYMQIKFNEFTGERLMRSEAYSHIEDYLSSNTSMQAKRLKADIVRNSQSLALSMDDHEEVADEFEGVKLWWASGKNISKMQSLSFFPVTDEKRFYTLTFHKRHRDLILGQYLKHVIREGKAIKLTNRQRKLYTNSGSHWRNVLFEHPATFQTLAMDPEKKKEIIDDLVAFSKAENFYAEVGRAWKRGYLLYGPPGTGKSTMIAAMANLLGYDLYDLELTAVKDNTELRKLLIETTGKSIIVIEDIDCSVDLTAQRRNTKKKEDNEEKDPMQKLAKEETDSNNSKVTLSGLLNFVDGLWSACGGEKLIVFTTNHVEKLDPALIRKGRMDKHVEMPYCSFEAFKVLARNYLKIDSHHLFEKIHGLLEEINMTPADVAENLMPKSVHVNAETYLLSLIEALGEAKRANRMKAEEEAKEKESLGKGEEEKEKESSTTKETGTSKPVTNEATEDM is encoded by the coding sequence ATGATGAAAGACGCTTTTACTCAACTAGGATCCGTAATTGCCAGTGTTATGTTCGTATGGGCAATATTTCAGCAGTATTTTCCGTACGAGCTTCGGAGATCTATAGAGAAATACTCTCAAAGATTACTCAGCCTGGTTTATCCTTACATGCAGATCAAGTTCAATGAATTTACAGGAGAGCGTCTCATGCGTAGTGAAGCATATTCACACATTGAGGATTACCTTAGCTCCAATACTTCAATGCAAGCGAAGCGCCTGAAAGCAGATATAGTCAGGAACAGCCAATCACTAGCTCTTAGCATGGACGATCATGAGGAGGTTGCCGATGAATTTGAGGGGGTGAAGCTGTGGTGGGCTTCtggaaaaaatatttcaaagatgcagtccctttctttctttccggTCACTGATGAGAAGAGATTCTACACGCTCACCTTCCATAAAAGGCACAGGGACCTCATCCTCGGGCAATATCTGAAGCATGTTATTAGAGAGGGAAAAGCAATCAAACTAACGAATCGCCAGCGTAAGCTTTATACTAACAGTGGATCCCACTGGAGGAATGTATTATTCGAGCACCCTGCAACTTTTCAGACACTCGCTATGGAtccagaaaagaaaaaggaaattattGATGATCTAGTTGCTTTTAGCAAAGCAGAAAATTTTTATGCAGAAGTTGGAAGGGCGTGGAAGCGTGGCTATCTCCTCTATGGTCCTCCAGGCACGGGTAAGTCCACGATGATCGCAGCCATGGCAAATCTTCTAGGTTACGATCTTTATGATCTAGAATTAACAGCTGTCAAAGACAACACAGAGCTGAGGAAACTTTTGATTGAGACGACAGGCAAGTCAATTATTGTTATTGAAGACATAGATTGCTCAGTAGACCTCACAGCACAGCGAAGGAatacaaagaagaaagaagacaaCGAGGAGAAGGATCCAATGCAGAAACTagcaaaagaagaaacagaTTCCAATAACAGTAAGGTCACCCTCTCTGGGCTTCTAAATTTTGTTGATGGGCTCTGGTCTGCCTGTGGCGGAGAAAAACTCATCGTCTTCACCACCAATCATGTGGAGAAACTGGATCCTGCCCTCATTCGGAAAGGAAGGATGGACAAGCATGTTGAAATGCCATACTGTAGCTTTGAGGCATTCAAGGTTCTTGCCAGAAACTATCTTAAGATTGATTCACATCATTTGTTTGAAAAAATTCATGGGTTGTTGGAGGAAATTAATATGACTCCTGCAGATGTTGCAGAAAATTTAATGCCTAAAAGTGTTCATGTGAATGCTGAAACTTACTTGCTCAGTCTGATTGAAGCTCTCGGGGAAGCAAAAAGGGCAAACAGGATGAAGGCAGaggaagaagcaaaagagaaagAATCATTAGGCaaaggagaggaagagaaagaaaaggaaagttcAACTACAAAGGAAACTGGAACAAGCAAACCAGTAACTAATGAAGCAACTGAGGACATGTGA
- the LOC127803652 gene encoding glycerol-3-phosphate acyltransferase RAM2 has protein sequence MAKSDVHSPSPFPTIEQCSSIGRENDTVVADMDGTLLRGNSSFPYFALVAFEVGGILRLLFLLLASPVAGLLYYFISESAGIRVLIFSTFVGMKVSDIESVARAVLPKFYAGDLHPETWRVFSSCGKRCVLSANPRIMVEAFLKDYLGADMVLGTEIGSYRGRATGLVLSPGILVGRNKAQALRKAFADASPPDVGIGDRRTDFPFMKLCKEGYVVPSKPEVEAVSHDKLPKPIVFHDGRLVQKPGPLMALLTILWIPAGFVLACLRIAAGALLPMPLVYYAFWALGVRVYIKGTPPPPAKKSTGQTGVLFVCSHRTLLDPIFLSTALGRPIPAVTYSLSRLSEIISPIKTVRLSRDRLTDANMIKKLLQEGDLVICPEGTTCREPFLLRFSALFAELTDDLVPVAMSNRMSMFHGTTARGWKGMDPFYFFMNPSPAYEVTFLNKLPPELTCGAGKSSHEVANYIQRTIAATLSYECTTFTRKDKYRALAGNDGTVVEKPRLAANKVMGC, from the exons ATGGCCAAATCCGACGTACATTCTCCCAGCCCTTTCCCCACCATCGAGCAATGTTCTTCCATCGGGCGTGAGAACGACACGGTGGTCGCCGACATGGACGGAACCTTGCTCCGGGGGAACAGCTCCTTCCCTTACTTCGCACTCGTAGCCTTTGAAGTTGGCGGCATTCTGAGGCTTCTTTTCTTGCTCCTGGCCTCTCCGGTCGCCGGACTTCTCTACTACTTCATCTCGGAGTCCGCCGGCATTCGAGTTCTCATCTTTTCGACCTTCGTGGGGATGAAGGTATCGGATATCGAATCGGTGGCGCGAGCCGTTTTGCCGAAATTCTATGCCGGCGACTTGCACCCGGAAACGTGGCGAGTGTTCTCGTCGTGCGGGAAGAGGTGTGTGCTTTCGGCGAATCCTAGGATTATGGTGGAGGCGTTCTTGAAGGATTACTTGGGCGCAGATATGGTGTTGGGAACCGAGATAGGTAGCTATAGAGGAAGAGCCACCGGGCTTGTGCTCAGTCCCGGGATTCTGGTCGGCCGGAACAAGGCTCAGGCTCTCCGGAAGGCCTTCGCCGATGCCTCACCCCCGGATGTGGGTATCGGTGATCGGAGGACAGATTTCCCGTTCATGAAGCTCTGCAAG GAGGGTTACGTGGTTCCATCAAAGCCAGAGGTGGAAGCTGTGAGCCACGACAAGTTGCCGAAGCCCATCGTCTTCCACGACGGTCGCCTCGTCCAGAAACCAGGCCCTCTCATGGCGCTCCTCACCATCCTCTGGATCCCAGCCGGCTTTGTCCTTGCCTGTCTGCGCATCGCCGCCGGCGCCCTCCTCCCGATGCCGCTCGTTTACTACGCCTTCTGGGCCCTTGGCGTCCGCGTCTACATCAAAGGAACCCCGCCTCCTCCGGCCAAGAAATCCACCGGCCAAACCGGCGTCCTCTTCGTCTGCTCCCACCGCACCCTGCTCGACCCAATCTTTCTCTCCACGgccctcggccgtcccatcccCGCCGTCACGTACTCCCTCTCCCGCCTCTCCGAGATCATCTCCCCCATCAAGACCGTCCGTCTCAGCCGCGACCGCCTCACCGACGCCAACATGATCAAGAAGCTTTTACAAGAAGGGGATCTGGTCATATGCCCCGAAGGGACAACTTGCAGGGAACCATTTTTGCTGAGATTTTCGGCTTTGTTCGCCGAGCTGACCGACGACCTGGTGCCGGTGGCGATGTCGAACCGGATGAGCATGTTTCACGGCACGACGGCGAGAGGGTGGAAAGGGATGGATCCGTTCTACTTCTTCATGAACCCTAGTCCGGCGTATGAAGTGACGTTCCTGAACAAGTTGCCCCCGGAGCTGACTTGCGGTGCCGGAAAATCGAGCCACGAAGTTGCGAATTATATACAGAGGACGATTGCGGCGACTCTGTCTTACGAGTGCACCACGTTCACCAGGAAGGACAAGTACAGGGCCTTGGCAGGAAACGATGGCACCGTCGTGGAAAAACCTAGGCTCGCCGCTAACAAAGTTATGGGCTGCTAA
- the LOC127803657 gene encoding AAA-ATPase At3g28510-like isoform X2 — protein MVNAMAFIGPQWAQGETNQMAFAMAIGASMVIMTMFQQYLTHHFGGYLQRLMRKLISSMDPYVQIKFPEDSAEGGPKNYEAYSAIETYLSVKCSLQASRLKANSVKDIRTPVLCVDDGDVSDEFNGIRVSWHLNKEKDQGSDRYGHSVKRYFVLTFRKKHRKTVVEEYLKHVMNEGKKVVANNRQLKLYSNSSSDRGARWNYIMDFDHQARFETIAMGMDKKQDIINDLETFKDSKEYYRRIGKPWKRGYLLYGPPGTGKSTMIAAMANLLKYDVYDLELTAVSSNADLKRLLNRTPGDSILVIEDVDCSSKITVQREIKKQNGDEKEKVIERVTLSGLLNCLDGLFSANEGGRLMVFTTNHIENLDSALIRRGRMDRHIEMSFCSFEAFKVFAENYLGIFQNHDLFPRIQGLLEKVNITPADVAEYLIRKSADDDTDTGDLCLDNLIKVLEAQLLAEAAK, from the exons ATGGTGAACGCCATGGCATTCATTGGACCGCAATGGGCTCAAGGGGAAACGAACCAGATGGCCTTTGCCATGGCCATCGGCGCCTCCATGGTGATTATGACCATGTTCCAACAATATCTCACCCACCACTTCGGCGGCTACCTTCAAAGATTGATGCGCAAGCTAATTAGTTCCATGGACCCTTACGTCCAAATCAAGTTCCCCGAGGATTCCGCCGAAGGAGGCCCCAAAAACTACGAAGCTTACTCCGCCATCGAGACCTACCTCAGCGTTAAATGCTCCCTCCAAGCCTCCCGCCTCAAGGCCAACTCCGTCAAAGACATCCGAACTCCGGTCCTCTGCGTCGACGACGGAGACGTTTCCGACGAGTTCAACGGGATCAGAGTTTCGTGGCATCTCAACAAAGAGAAAGACCAAGGCTCCGATCGCTACGGACACTCCGTTAAGAGGTACTTCGTTCTTACTTTTCGCAAAAAGCACAGGAAAACCGTGGTCGAAGAGTACTTGAAGCACGTGATGAATGAGGGAAAGAAGGTGGTGGCCAATAACCGGCAGCTGAAACTCTACTCGAATAGTTCGAGCGACCGTGGAGCTCGCTGGAACTACATAATGGATTTCGATCACCAAGCCAGATTCGAAACGATTGCGATGGGAATGGACAAGAAGCAAGACATCATAAACGACCTGGAGACTTTTAAGGATTCAAAAGAGTACTATCGGAGGATTGGAAAGCCATGGAAGAGGGGCTATCTCCTGTACGGCCCTCCCGGAACAGGCAAATCCACGATGATCGCAGCCATGGCGAATTTGTTGAAATACGATGTGTATGATCTCGAATTAACGGCAGTTTCGAGCAATGCCGATTTAAAGAGGCTGCTGAACAGAACGCCCGGCGATTCTATCCTCGTGATCGAAGACGTAGATTGCTCGAGCAAAATTACAGTTCAGAGGGAGATCAAGAAGCAGAATGGCGACGAAAAGGAAAAG GTAATAGAGAGAGTGACGCTCTCTGGACTCTTGAATTGCCTCGACGGGCTCTTCTCGGCGAACGAGGGTGGCCGGTTGATGGTGTTCACGACGAACCACATCGAGAATCTCGATAGCGCGCTTATTCGGCGGGGCCGAATGGATAGGCATATCGAGATGTCGTTCTGCAGCTTCGAAGCTTTCAAAGTCTTCGCAGAGAACTATTTGGGAATTTTCCAAAACCATGATCTGTTCCCCAGAATTCAAGGACTTCTGGAAAAAGTCAACATTACTCCGGCGGATGTGGCGGAGTATTTGATCAGAAAGAGTGCCGATGATGACACGGACACCGGCGATTTATGCTTAGATAACTTGATCAAAGTTTTAGAGGCGCAGCTGCTGGCGGAGGCGGCTAAATAG
- the LOC127804147 gene encoding thaumatin-like protein produces MKMPKSFTSLVLFLIWHLISSENSAAQACTIYVSNKCPFPIWPATAPNYGQPVLANGGFYLPPGQTKSFQAPGTWSGRIWARTGCNFSPDSNWEPACETGDCDGQLQCNGKIGLPPVTLVQISLQVDKKKPSFYDVSLVDGYNLPVSVSTIPSDGKCQIRGCLKNLKKSCPSELQVLNGRGEVVACSSACLAFDEDKFCCRNQYGSPEKCKPSVYSKIFKDACPSYYSYAFDSPPPLVNCPSDEYLITFCSARWGGGELADDI; encoded by the exons ATGAAGATGCCCAAGTCCTTCACTAGCCTTGTTCTCTTCTTGATTTGGCATCTAATATCTTCTG AGAATTCAGCCGCACAAGCGTGCACCATTTATGTCAGCAACAAGTGCCCCTTCCCAATATGGCCGGCAACCGCCCCAAACTACGGCCAGCCGGTGCTGGCCAACGGCGGCTTCTATCTTCCACCAGGCCAAACCAAAAGCTTCCAAGCCCCGGGGACTTGGAGCGGCAGGATTTGGGCCAGAACCGGCTGCAATTTCAGCCCCGACTCCAACTGGGAGCCCGCCTGTGAAACAGGCGACTGCGACGGCCAGCTCCAATGCAACGGAAAAATAGGCCTCCCCCCGGTAACGCTAGTGCAAATTTCACTCCAGGTTGACAAGAAGAAGCCCAGTTTCTACGACGTGAGCTTAGTCGACGGCTACAATCTCCCCGTTTCCGTCTCCACAATCCCGTCGGACGGCAAATGCCAGATTAGAGGCTGCCTGAAGAACTTGAAGAAGTCGTGTCCGTCGGAGCTTCAGGTGCTGAACGGAAGAGGCGAAGTTGTGGCTTGCAGCAGTGCTTGCTTGGCATTTGACGAAGACAAATTCTGTTGCCGGAATCAATACGGCAGCCCGGAGAAGTGCAAGCCAAGCGTGTATTCTAAGATCTTTAAGGACGCTTGTCCTTCCTACTACAGTTACGCCTTTGATTCGCCGCCGCCGCTCGTCAATTGCCCATCGGATGAGTATCTGATCACCTTCTGTTCTGCCAGATGGGGCGGCGGGGAGCTTGCCGATGATATCTAG
- the LOC127804191 gene encoding probable prolyl 4-hydroxylase 7, whose protein sequence is MDSRVLLSLCLCFISLLPHVAVSSLRTRGFLRDKRTQESVLKLTNGVSSAPFDPTRVTQISWRPRAFIYKGFLTDEECDHLIQLAKDNLQKSMVADNESGGSIESEVRTSTGMFLQKAQDEIVSHIEARIAAWTFLPAENGEAIQILRYELGQKYEPHFDYFYDKFNQELGGHRDATVLMYLSNVKRGGETVFPASEAKYTQPNDHSFSDCAKRGYAVKPVKGDALLFFSLHPNATTDPLSLHGSCPVIEGEKWSATKWIHVRSFQEISVQVNDIGCIDKNENCAGWAAAGECIKNPIYMVGSKNVIGHCRKSCKVCSA, encoded by the exons atgGATTCTCGCGTTTTGCTCTCGCTTTGTCTCTGTTTCATCTCTCTGCTCCCCCATGTCGCAGTTTCTTCTCTTCGTACCCGTGGATTTCTCCGAGACAAGAGAAC TCAAGAATCGGTGCTTAAACTGACGAACGGTGTTTCGTCGGCTCCTTTTGATCCTACTCGGGTCACCCAAATCTCTTGGCGTCCCAG GGCTTTCATTTACAAGGGGTTTTTGACTGATGAGGAGTGTGATCATCTCATTCAACTG GCCAAGGATAATCTACAGAAGTCCATGGTGGCGGACAATGAATCGGGTGGAAGTATAGAGAGTGAAGTTCGAACGAGCACTGGGATGTTTCTTCAGAAAGCCCAG GATGAAATTGTTTCCCATATTGAGGCTAGGATCGCCGCTTGGACCTTCCTCCCTGCAG AAAATGGGGAGGCTATTCAAATATTGCGTTACGAGCTTGGCCAGAAGTATGAGCCAcactttgactatttttacgACAAGTTCAATCAAGAACTAGGCGGGCACAGGGATGCAACTGTACTGATGTACTTGTCCAATGTTAAGAGGGGTGGAGAAACAGTTTTTCCTGCTTCAGAG GCTAAATATACTCAACCAAATGACCATAGCTTTTCTGATTGTGCTAAAAGGGGTTATGCCG TGAAACCTGTTAAAGGGGATGCTCTGCTTTTCTTTAGTCTTCATCCTAACGCGACAACCGACCCATTGAGTTTGCACGGGAGCTGCCCTGTCATCGAGGGTGAAAAATGGTCGGCGACCAAGTGGATCCATGTACGGTCTTTCCAGGAAATATCAGTGCAAGTAAATGACATAGGATGCATAGACAAGAATGAGAATTGTGCCGGTTGGGCTGCTGCTGGGGAATGTATAAAGAATCCAATCTATATGGTGGGTTCTAAAAATGTCATTGGACATTGCCGGAAGAGCTGCAAGGTTTGCTCGGCATAG
- the LOC127803657 gene encoding AAA-ATPase At3g28510-like isoform X1, protein MVNAMAFIGPQWAQGETNQMAFAMAIGASMVIMTMFQQYLTHHFGGYLQRLMRKLISSMDPYVQIKFPEDSAEGGPKNYEAYSAIETYLSVKCSLQASRLKANSVKDIRTPVLCVDDGDVSDEFNGIRVSWHLNKEKDQGSDRYGHSVKRYFVLTFRKKHRKTVVEEYLKHVMNEGKKVVANNRQLKLYSNSSSDRGARWNYIMDFDHQARFETIAMGMDKKQDIINDLETFKDSKEYYRRIGKPWKRGYLLYGPPGTGKSTMIAAMANLLKYDVYDLELTAVSSNADLKRLLNRTPGDSILVIEDVDCSSKITVQREIKKQNGDEKEKVIEKVTLSGLLNCLDGLFSANEGGRLMVFTTNHIENLDSALIRRGRMDKHIEMSFCSFEAFKVFAENYLEIKNENHDLFPRIQGLLERVNITPADVAENLIRKSVDSADSCLKNLIKVLETQLQAEAAEEKEDQEDNNDPPQIIKSVRENGYH, encoded by the coding sequence ATGGTGAACGCCATGGCATTCATTGGACCGCAATGGGCTCAAGGGGAAACGAACCAGATGGCCTTTGCCATGGCCATCGGCGCCTCCATGGTGATTATGACCATGTTCCAACAATATCTCACCCACCACTTCGGCGGCTACCTTCAAAGATTGATGCGCAAGCTAATTAGTTCCATGGACCCTTACGTCCAAATCAAGTTCCCCGAGGATTCCGCCGAAGGAGGCCCCAAAAACTACGAAGCTTACTCCGCCATCGAGACCTACCTCAGCGTTAAATGCTCCCTCCAAGCCTCCCGCCTCAAGGCCAACTCCGTCAAAGACATCCGAACTCCGGTCCTCTGCGTCGACGACGGAGACGTTTCCGACGAGTTCAACGGGATCAGAGTTTCGTGGCATCTCAACAAAGAGAAAGACCAAGGCTCCGATCGCTACGGACACTCCGTTAAGAGGTACTTCGTTCTTACTTTTCGCAAAAAGCACAGGAAAACCGTGGTCGAAGAGTACTTGAAGCACGTGATGAATGAGGGAAAGAAGGTGGTGGCCAATAACCGGCAGCTGAAACTCTACTCGAATAGTTCGAGCGACCGTGGAGCTCGCTGGAACTACATAATGGATTTCGATCACCAAGCCAGATTCGAAACGATTGCGATGGGAATGGACAAGAAGCAAGACATCATAAACGACCTGGAGACTTTTAAGGATTCAAAAGAGTACTATCGGAGGATTGGAAAGCCATGGAAGAGGGGCTATCTCCTGTACGGCCCTCCCGGAACAGGCAAATCCACGATGATCGCAGCCATGGCGAATTTGTTGAAATACGATGTGTATGATCTCGAATTAACGGCAGTTTCGAGCAATGCCGATTTAAAGAGGCTGCTGAACAGAACGCCCGGCGATTCTATCCTCGTGATCGAAGACGTAGATTGCTCGAGCAAAATTACAGTTCAGAGGGAGATCAAGAAGCAGAATGGCGACGAAAAGGAAAAGGTAATAGAGAAAGTGACGCTCTCTGGACTCTTGAATTGCCTCGACGGGCTCTTCTCGGCGAACGAGGGTGGCCGGTTGATGGTGTTCACGACGAACCACATCGAGAATCTCGATAGCGCGCTTATTCGGCGGGGCCGAATGGATAAGCATATCGAGATGTCGTTCTGCAGCTTCGAAGCTTTCAAGGTTTTCGCAGAGAACTATCTTGAAATTAAAAACGAAAACCATGATCTGTTCCCCAGAATTCAAGGACTTCTGGAAAGAGTCAACATAACACCAGCGGATGTGGCAGAGAATTTGATCAGAAAGAGTGTGGATTCCGCCGATTCATGCTTAAAAAACTTGATCAAAGTTTTAGAGACGCAGCTGCAGGCGGAGGCGgctgaagagaaagaagatcaGGAGGACAATAATGACCCGCCCCAAATAATAAAGTCGGTGCGAGAGAACGGATATCACTGA